Proteins from a genomic interval of Marmota flaviventris isolate mMarFla1 chromosome 8, mMarFla1.hap1, whole genome shotgun sequence:
- the LOC139706681 gene encoding uncharacterized protein, translating to MASRAGASKGEHSGDCALGLLKATDLICGEKALLQEVSWRVLGGVLESAGWGEGPAPGGVLESAGWEKALLQEVSWRVLGGGEDPAPGGVLESAGWGEGPAPGGVLESAGWEKALLQEVSWRVLGGEKALLQEVSWRVLGGGEDPAPGGVLESAGWGEDPAPGGVLESAGWGEGPAPGGVLESAGWRRPFSRRCLGECWVGEGPAPGGVLESAGWGEGPAPGGVLESAGWEKALLQEVSWRVLGGRRPCSRRCLGECWVEKTLLQEVSWRVLGGGEDPAPGGVLESAGWGEGPAPGGVLESAGWEKALLQEVSWRVLGEEKTLLQEVSWRVLGGRRPCSRRCLGECWVEEKALLQEVSWRVLGGRRPCSRRCLGECWVGEGPAPGGVLESAGWRRRPCSRRCLGECWVGEGPAPGGVLESAGWEKALLQEVCWRVLGGEKALLQEVSWRVLGGGEGPAPGGVLESAGWRRRPCSRRCLGECWVEEKALLQEVSWRVLGGEKALLQEVSWRVLGGEKVSRL from the exons ATGGCCAGCAGGGCAGGGGCAAGCAAAGGAGAGCACTCAGGGGATTGTGCTCTGGGCCTTCTCAAGGCCACAGATCTGATCTGTGGGGAGAAGGCCCTGCTCCAGGAGGTGTCTTGGAGAGTGCTGG GAGGTGTCTTGGAGAGTGCTGGGTGGGGAGAAGGCCCTGCTCCAGGAG GTGTCTTGGAGAGTGCTGGGTGGGAGAAGGCCCTGCTCCAGGAGGTGTCTTGGAGAGTGCTGGGTGGAGGAGAAGACCCTGCTCCAGGAG GTGTCTTGGAGAGTGCTGGGTGGGGAGAAGGCCCTGCTCCAGGAGGTGTCTTGGAGAGTGCTGGGTGGGAGAAGGCCCTGCTCCAGGAGGTGTCTTGGAGAGTGCTGGGTGGGGAGAAGGCCCTGCTCCAGGAGGTGTCTTGGAGAGTGCTGGGTGGAGGAGAAGACCCTGCTCCAGGAGGTGTCTTGGAGAGTGCTGGGTGGGGAGAAGACCCTGCTCCAGGAGGTGTCTTGGAGAGTGCTGGGTGGGGAGAAGGCCCTGCTCCAGGAGGTGTCTTGGAGAGTGCTGGGTGGAGAAGGCCCTTCTCCAGGAGGTGTCTTGGAGAGTGCTGGGTGGGAGAAGGCCCTGCTCCAGGAGGTGTCTTGGAGAGTGCTGGGTGGGGAGAAGGCCCTGCTCCAGGAGGTGTCTTGGAGAGTGCTGGGTGGGAGAAGGCCCTGCTCCAGGAGGTGTCTTGGAGAGTGCTGGGTGGGAGAAGGCCCTGCTCCAGGAGGTGTCTTGGAGAGTGCTGGGTGGAGAAGACCCTGCTCCAGGAGGTGTCTTGGAGAGTGCTGGGTGGAGGAGAAGACCCTGCTCCAGGAGGTGTCTTGGAGAGTGCTGGGTGGGGAGAAGGCCCTGCTCCAGGAGGTGTCTTGGAGAGTGCTGGGTGGGAGAAGGCCCTGCTCCAGGAGGTGTCTTGGAGAGTGCTGGGTGAGGAGAAGACCCTGCTCCAGGAGGTGTCTTGGAGAGTGCTGGGTGGGAGAAGGCCCTGCTCCAGGAGGTGTCTTGGAGAGTGCTGGGTGGAGGAGAAGGCCCTGCTCCAGGAGGTGTCTTGGAGAGTGCTGGGTGGGAGAAGGCCCTGCTCCAGGAGGTGTCTTGGAGAGTGCTGGGTGGGAGAAGGCCCTGCTCCAGGAGGTGTCTTGGAGAGTGCTGGGTGGAGGAGAAGGCCCTGCTCCAGGAGGTGTCTTGGAGAGTGCTGGGTGGGAGAAGGCCCTGCTCCAGGAGGTGTCTTGGAGAGTGCTGGGTGGGAGAAGGCCCTGCTCCAGGAGGTGTGTTGGAGAGTGCTGGGTGGGGAGAAGGCCCTGCTCCAGGAGGTGTCTTGGAGAGTGCTGGGTGGAGGAGAAGGCCCTGCTCCAGGAGGTGTCTTGGAGAGTGCTGGGTGGAGGAGAAGACCCTGCTCCAGGAGGTGTCTTGGAGAGTGCTGGGTGGAGGAGAAGGCCCTGCTCCAGGAGGTGTCTTGGAGAGTGCTGGGTGGGGAGAAGGCCCTGCTCCAGGAGGTGTCTTGGAGAGTGCTGGGTGGGGAGAAGGTGAGTAGACTCTGA